The sequence CTCTCTGTTGCACTACTTGATGATGGCACAGCTTTCCTTCTGTGCAGATGTGGAAATCCCTCATTTCTTTTGTGAGCTTCCTCAACTTGTCAAACTTGCCTGTTCTGATACCTCCATCAATAACCTATTAATCTATTTCATTGGTACTATTCTGGGAGGAGTTCCACTCTTAGGAATCCTTTACTCTTATACTCtaattatttcctccattctgagAGTCTCTTCATCAGATGGGAAGTATAAAGTCTTCTCTACCTGTGGCTCTCACTTGgcagttgtttgcttattttatggaACAGGTCTTGGGGTGTACCTCAGTTCAACTGTCTCATCTTCCCCCAGGAAGAATGCAGTGGCCTcggtgatgtacactgtggtcacccctatgctgaaccccttcatctacagcctgaggaacaggGACATCAAAAGTGCCTTGTGGAGGACCATCATCAGGATAGCCTAATTTTAATAcccatgtcatttatttttttttattcataagACTGGAGAAGACAGTAAAATCAAATATGTGCAAAAAGTGATTCTGAATCTGCAGTCCCATACCGTATATGTGCCTATCTTGATTTCTGCTTCccatttacacatttttttctattgtaataGCTTTAATGGAATTGGGAGATTATTTGGATGCCCAGTGTGAGTCATGGCCCATCCAGGATTTTGCATAGCGCATCACTGTACCCTCCTCAATTTCTTTGTTTGCTGTCCAGGACACTTGCTCGTGAGCTGTATTGTTTCTATCATTGCAAAGTAAACACAGCtctctatttcttcttatttatattttctatacttttcctATGTTTTTCCCCTTTTTGGTAGGTGGACCTAAACCCTACCTTAATGACCAAGACATCAAATATATTATACTTTTCCTCCTTAATGATTTTTGAGCAAATAGGATggctatttcatttcatttcctaaCCAATGTATTTTGAAATTGAAATAGGACACTATTAATACTGAGTTTGAATAAACAGTTATCAACTGGGACTTTCCAAGGAAAACTGGGATATATGCTTCCCAAGGAATAGATGGGAGAGTACCTACCAAAGTtgatttctgaattttctgaTAATTCTCCTTCCCATTCCATCTAACTTCTCCCCAATCATATTACATAGccagacataaagaacaaaaattgaaTGATTCCAAATTTGTATAGAAGGAGAGTAGAATGGTGTTGCCAGGGACtttgggaggcagagaggggagtTAATGTTTAATGGAAACAGAGTTTCAcctggggaagatgaaaaagttctggagatcgaTGGCGATGATAGTTGCAAAACaaggtgaatgtacttaatgtcactgaactgtagacttaaaaatgcttaatagggtaagttttatgttacattattttactgcaataaaaaaaaatctcctgtcaGGAATGAGGGCCATATTGCTCAAAATATTGGGTGTTACTCATCCCTCAGCATTTACCTCCCAGTACAATCCACTCAGCTACAGAGATCATCAGGTAGCACACATCCTATGACTGTATGATGTGGGTGTGTAaacatttgtttcctttgtcCCAGCTCCAGCCAACTCTAAGGTCTCATCCTAGCTCCACAGCTCCCTGGTGGTTTCCAAAGTCCTTTTATGGGCTTCAACTTGACTTGACTTTTTCCTCTGCCCTTGCTTGCTACAAAGAGTTTGCCAATCCACCAAGTCTGAGGGAAAAGTCCTCACAAGTCTGCCCTCATTTCATATACCAGATATAAGTTCAAGGGTTCCCAGGGCCAACCTCACCTCAGGCCACTTGGCTAAAAATTTGAGGAACCCTTCACATTCAATGATTTTCTAGAATATTCAAATTAAAGGGAATATTCAAATTAAAGGGAATATTCAAATTAAAGGGAATATTCTAGAAAATCATTGAATGTGAAGGGAATACCTCAGGTTCAATAATGCGTTAGATTTACtcacagaaatcagaaaagttCTATACTTATAATTATCTTTCTATTATAGCAAAAGAATACAAATTAGAACCAGACAAAGGAAGATCCACATAAGGCAAGAGCTGGACAGTCCCATAGGTGAAGCTTCTTGTTGTCCTCTCTCCGTGGAGTCCAGTCCCATTACCTCCTCCTGGCAACAATGTCTGAcaatactaaagaaaaatattgccaACTAGGTGGCTCACATGAGCTTCAGTGtctagaatttttattgagacttCATTACAGAAACATGATTAGTTGAATTGTTGCCCACATGGCTGAACTCAGTTTCCAGTCTCCCTACCCAGGGGTTGGGTTGATGCCACTTTGCCCAAAGCTCTAACCCTTTAATGCTTTGTCTTTTTGGCGTGACTAGCCCCCGTATGGACTCATTTTATCATAAACTATCAGGTATGGTCCACAGGGCCCACCATGAATAACCATTCACTCCTGTCACTaaggaaatttcaagggtttaAAGGTTACCTCCCAGGAACTAGGACAAAAACCCTTTAAGTAAGGCCAGATTCCTTACTACACATATGCCTTTCCATAAGTGTTGATTCCAGGGCTCTGCCTGGTAAACTTCCTGCATGTTAATCACTGTCTCAGTCTGCTTTCCAAGAAACTCAACTTGGGACATCTTGTTACTCGTAAAATTAACTTGAGAAGGTCGTAAAGACAGTTCCAAGGTaggtgtgggttttttcttttcttttttttttttttctggtatttatttatttatttatttaagaatattcaaatagttttattttttaagagcaaaaaAACTAGTTACAATCAAAATTTTCATCAGTATTGGACAGGATGCTTACTTTGAAAAGTCTCCATATATAGTGTAAAGACAAAAAGGATTACAATTAAATTAGTTACTGATATGCCCAACAGCTTGATTAAATCTCAAAGTGCTATAATGAGAGAAGCAATCAAGATTAAAAGATTCAAACTTTTAATAAGTTCAAAAGGAAGTAACTTTATAAATTGGACAGGAACATATATTGGGGAGAGAATACAATGACATTTAATCCTACTGCCAATTTCACAGGGCAAATGCAAGGTAGTTGTTTGAATAGTAAG is a genomic window of Hippopotamus amphibius kiboko isolate mHipAmp2 chromosome 15, mHipAmp2.hap2, whole genome shotgun sequence containing:
- the LOC130836869 gene encoding olfactory receptor 7E24-like, with the protein product MGPQNLTHVSEFLLLGLSHDPDLQPLLFGLFLFIYLVTMLGNLLIILAVSSDSHLHTPMYFFLSNLSLTDISFSTTTVPKMLVNLQTHRKSITYAGCLAQVTLFSLFAFLESLLLTVMAYDRVVAICHPLHYLVIMNSRTCGLLVLVSFSISLLTSLLHYLMMAQLSFCADVEIPHFFCELPQLVKLACSDTSINNLLIYFIGTILGGVPLLGILYSYTLIISSILRVSSSDGKYKVFSTCGSHLAVVCLFYGTGLGVYLSSTVSSSPRKNAVASVMYTVVTPMLNPFIYSLRNRDIKSALWRTIIRIA